The Agromyces marinus genome window below encodes:
- a CDS encoding cold-shock protein encodes MATGTVKWFNSEKGFGFIAPDDGSADVFAHFSAIQGGGYRSLEENQKVEFETERGPKGLQAANIQVIG; translated from the coding sequence ATGGCAACCGGAACCGTCAAGTGGTTCAACTCGGAAAAGGGCTTCGGCTTCATCGCTCCGGACGACGGCAGCGCCGACGTCTTCGCGCACTTCAGCGCCATCCAGGGCGGTGGCTACCGCTCCCTGGAGGAGAACCAGAAGGTCGAGTTCGAGACCGAACGCGGCCCGAAGGGTCTTCAGGCAGCGAACATCCAGGTGATCGGCTAG
- a CDS encoding class II glutamine amidotransferase yields MCRWLAYSGEPLRTSAVILDAKHSLVAQSLDSPLGAETVNGDGFGIGWYPVGSEAGTHPAVFHSIEPAWNDDNVRELTRAVESPLFFSHVRAAAGPPIQRTNCHPFRWENWLFMHNGFLAEFSKVARDLAFAIDPSLYPHVRGTTDSEVLFHLAITFGLADDPVGALTAAVDHVERVGREHGILFPVQGTIAVADGATIWALRYSSQGESRTLFHSVDVPTLRRMYPDADRLTEFGDTAHVVVSEPLNDLPGVFVEVPEATIAVLDREGYHHEPFRTAA; encoded by the coding sequence ATGTGCCGGTGGTTGGCGTACTCGGGGGAGCCGCTCCGCACCTCCGCGGTGATCCTCGACGCGAAGCATTCGCTCGTCGCCCAGTCGCTCGATTCGCCCCTCGGCGCGGAGACGGTCAACGGCGACGGCTTCGGCATCGGCTGGTACCCGGTCGGGTCGGAGGCCGGCACGCATCCGGCCGTGTTCCACAGCATCGAGCCGGCGTGGAACGACGACAACGTGCGCGAGCTCACGCGGGCGGTCGAGAGCCCGCTGTTCTTCAGCCACGTGCGTGCCGCCGCCGGGCCGCCGATCCAGCGCACGAACTGCCATCCGTTCCGGTGGGAGAACTGGCTGTTCATGCACAACGGCTTCCTCGCCGAGTTCTCGAAGGTCGCGCGCGACCTGGCGTTCGCGATCGACCCGTCCCTGTACCCGCACGTGCGCGGCACCACCGATTCCGAGGTGCTCTTCCACCTCGCGATCACGTTCGGGCTCGCCGACGACCCCGTCGGGGCGCTCACGGCGGCCGTCGACCACGTCGAGCGCGTCGGCCGCGAGCACGGCATCCTCTTCCCCGTCCAGGGCACGATCGCCGTCGCCGACGGTGCGACCATCTGGGCGCTGAGGTACTCCTCGCAGGGCGAGTCGCGGACGCTGTTCCACTCGGTCGACGTCCCGACGCTGCGACGCATGTACCCGGACGCCGATCGACTCACCGAGTTCGGCGATACCGCGCACGTCGTCGTGTCCGAACCCCTCAACGACCTGCCCGGCGTCTTCGTGGAGGTGCCCGAGGCGACCATCGCCGTCCTCGACCGAGAGGGGTACCACCATGAGCCCTTCCGAACCGCAGCCTGA
- a CDS encoding HU family DNA-binding protein — MADKSLNKSELVAKIAAATGQSQTSVDAVLNGFFDTLAESVGSGTKVSIPGWLAVERTHRAARTGRNPQTGETIQIAAGNSVKVTAGSKLKAAAK, encoded by the coding sequence ATGGCTGACAAGTCGCTCAACAAGTCGGAGCTCGTTGCCAAGATCGCTGCGGCGACGGGCCAGAGCCAGACGTCCGTCGACGCCGTGCTCAACGGCTTCTTCGACACCCTCGCCGAGTCCGTCGGCTCGGGCACCAAGGTGTCGATCCCGGGCTGGCTCGCCGTCGAGCGCACGCACCGCGCCGCCCGCACGGGCCGCAACCCGCAGACCGGCGAGACCATCCAGATCGCCGCCGGCAACTCGGTCAAGGTCACCGCGGGCTCGAAGCTCAAGGCCGCCGCGAAGTAG
- a CDS encoding cytochrome c oxidase assembly protein → MTRSARVFGPAALVAVALIATTVGLAYGGGADPYPIQDPGPVARWGVPVAKLFVNLGAAGMIGALVLAVWALSPKRREFGLALDVAAASAAVMAVASAATTVLTFSLVTGAEFSFTDRFGQQLGQFVTAIELGQAWLATTLIAAAVTVLAFAVRNHTALVFVTALALVALLPMAQQGHAAGSSGHTEAVVALGLHLALAAAWLGGLITIVLLKPALGGDRLVVVLGRYSTVALIAFVVVAISGYASAALRIGTLDQLVSPYGVLVVLKVAALIALGLFGAVQRRFMIGRMAKLTARPGATGTQSATRTFWLLVVVELAFMGLASGVAAALARTATPVTEDTSGGLARTPAEILTGEPLPPWPDGWSYLTEWRPDLLWLLACGFGIFFYVAGAVRLRRRGDRWPIYRTVLWVAGLVLLAWVTSGGVAVYEQYLFSAHMLGHMMLTMAVPVLLVPGAPVTLAARAIHPRKDGSRGGREWILLAVHSRFAGVIANPIVAAVLFAGSLWVFYYSGLFRWSMEDHVIGHQWMVVHFLITGYLFVQSLIGIDPVPYRLPYPFRLLLLLGTMAFHAFFGLAIMVGTGLMLADWYGAMGWGIDALADQQVGGGIAWSIGEIPTVALAIAVAVQWSRSDAKESRRRDRHADRTGEAELEAYNARLAALADRDGAR, encoded by the coding sequence GTGACTCGTTCCGCCCGCGTGTTCGGCCCCGCCGCTCTCGTCGCCGTGGCCCTCATCGCGACCACCGTCGGACTCGCGTACGGCGGGGGAGCGGACCCGTACCCGATCCAGGATCCGGGCCCGGTCGCGCGCTGGGGCGTGCCCGTCGCGAAGCTCTTCGTGAACCTCGGCGCCGCGGGCATGATCGGCGCCCTCGTGCTCGCCGTGTGGGCGCTCAGCCCGAAGCGGCGCGAGTTCGGGCTCGCACTCGACGTGGCCGCGGCATCCGCCGCCGTCATGGCCGTCGCGAGCGCCGCGACCACGGTGCTCACCTTCTCGCTGGTCACGGGTGCGGAGTTCTCCTTCACCGACCGGTTCGGCCAGCAGCTCGGCCAGTTCGTCACCGCCATCGAACTCGGGCAGGCGTGGCTCGCGACGACGCTCATCGCGGCAGCCGTGACCGTCCTCGCGTTCGCGGTCCGCAACCACACCGCGCTCGTCTTCGTGACCGCGCTGGCCCTCGTGGCACTCCTGCCGATGGCGCAGCAGGGCCATGCCGCCGGGTCGTCCGGCCACACCGAGGCCGTCGTCGCGCTCGGGCTGCACCTCGCGCTCGCCGCCGCATGGCTCGGCGGACTCATCACGATCGTCCTGCTGAAGCCCGCGCTCGGCGGCGACCGCCTGGTCGTCGTCCTCGGCCGGTACTCGACGGTGGCGCTCATCGCGTTCGTCGTCGTCGCGATCTCGGGGTACGCGAGCGCCGCGCTGCGCATCGGCACCCTCGACCAGCTGGTCTCCCCGTACGGGGTGCTCGTGGTCTTGAAGGTCGCCGCGCTCATCGCGCTCGGACTCTTCGGCGCCGTGCAACGGCGCTTCATGATCGGGCGGATGGCGAAGCTCACCGCCCGCCCGGGCGCGACGGGCACGCAGTCGGCTACCCGCACGTTCTGGCTCCTCGTCGTCGTCGAGCTCGCGTTCATGGGTCTCGCGTCGGGTGTCGCCGCGGCGCTCGCCCGGACCGCCACGCCCGTGACCGAGGACACGTCCGGCGGGCTGGCCCGGACCCCGGCCGAGATCCTCACCGGCGAGCCCCTGCCGCCGTGGCCGGACGGCTGGAGCTACCTCACCGAGTGGCGTCCCGACCTGCTGTGGCTGCTCGCGTGCGGGTTCGGCATCTTCTTCTACGTCGCCGGAGCCGTCCGGCTCCGGCGACGCGGCGACCGCTGGCCGATCTACCGCACCGTGCTGTGGGTCGCAGGCCTCGTGCTGCTCGCGTGGGTCACGAGCGGCGGAGTCGCGGTCTACGAGCAGTACCTGTTCTCGGCGCACATGCTCGGGCACATGATGCTCACCATGGCGGTGCCAGTGCTGCTCGTCCCGGGTGCGCCCGTGACCCTCGCAGCCCGGGCCATCCACCCCCGCAAGGACGGCAGCCGCGGCGGGCGCGAGTGGATCCTGCTCGCCGTCCACTCCCGGTTCGCCGGCGTCATCGCCAACCCGATCGTCGCGGCCGTGCTGTTCGCCGGTTCGCTCTGGGTGTTCTACTACTCCGGGCTGTTCCGCTGGTCGATGGAGGACCACGTCATCGGCCACCAGTGGATGGTCGTGCACTTCCTGATCACGGGGTACCTGTTCGTGCAGTCGCTGATCGGCATCGACCCGGTGCCGTACCGGCTCCCGTATCCGTTCCGGCTGCTGCTCCTGCTCGGCACGATGGCCTTCCACGCGTTCTTCGGCCTGGCGATCATGGTGGGCACGGGCCTCATGCTCGCCGACTGGTACGGCGCGATGGGGTGGGGCATCGACGCGCTCGCCGACCAGCAGGTCGGCGGCGGCATCGCCTGGTCGATCGGCGAGATCCCGACCGTCGCACTGGCGATCGCGGTCGCGGTGCAGTGGTCGCGGTCGGATGCGAAGGAGAGCAGGCGGCGCGACCGGCACGCCGACCGAACGGGGGAGGCCGAGCTCGAGGCCTACAACGCCCGGCTCGCGGCGCTCGCCGATCGCGACGGCGCGCGCTGA
- a CDS encoding fatty acid desaturase family protein codes for MTSHTLSQVPPNSGYRATKPRSDRTDVTGSYTAVARVIRETGLLNRTPVFYLVLIIGLTLALAGAITGFILLGDSWYQLLIAAAFGIILTQFAFIAHEASHRAVFASGPANDRVGRLLANIVGISYAWWMTKHTRHHANPNRLGKDPDIEFDTISFVEADAARQRGVMAFITRRQGWLFFPLLTLEGVNLHVRSVGSLFERRPIRGRWIELGSIALRFAIVLTAVFWVLPLGMAFAFLGVQLAVFGVYMGASFAPNHKGMPIVPADAKLDFLSKQVLTSRNITGGWWATALYGGLNHQVEHHLFPSMPRPHLARAREIVREHCRTAGVPYTEATMAQSYAIVVRYLNRVGLAARDPFDCPIAGQLRRR; via the coding sequence ATCACCTCACATACCCTCTCCCAGGTACCACCGAACAGCGGATACCGGGCGACGAAGCCCCGAAGCGACCGCACCGACGTCACCGGCAGCTACACCGCGGTCGCGCGCGTCATCCGCGAGACGGGACTGCTCAACCGGACCCCCGTCTTCTACCTCGTCCTGATCATCGGGCTCACCCTCGCGCTCGCCGGGGCCATCACCGGATTCATCCTGCTCGGCGACTCGTGGTACCAGCTGCTCATCGCGGCCGCCTTCGGGATCATCCTCACCCAGTTCGCCTTCATCGCGCACGAGGCCTCGCATCGCGCGGTCTTCGCCTCCGGGCCGGCGAACGACCGCGTCGGGCGCCTGCTCGCCAACATCGTCGGCATCAGCTACGCGTGGTGGATGACCAAGCACACCCGCCACCACGCCAACCCGAACCGGCTCGGCAAGGATCCCGACATCGAGTTCGACACGATCTCGTTCGTCGAGGCGGATGCCGCCCGGCAGCGGGGCGTGATGGCGTTCATCACTCGCCGCCAGGGCTGGCTCTTCTTCCCGCTGCTCACGCTCGAGGGCGTGAACCTCCACGTCCGGTCGGTCGGATCGCTCTTCGAGCGCCGTCCCATCCGCGGGCGCTGGATCGAGCTCGGCTCGATCGCGCTCAGGTTCGCGATCGTGCTCACCGCCGTCTTCTGGGTCCTCCCGCTCGGCATGGCGTTCGCCTTCCTCGGCGTGCAGCTCGCGGTGTTCGGCGTCTACATGGGCGCCTCGTTCGCGCCCAACCACAAGGGCATGCCGATCGTCCCGGCCGATGCGAAGCTCGACTTCCTCTCGAAGCAGGTCCTCACCTCGCGCAACATCACCGGCGGGTGGTGGGCGACCGCCCTCTACGGCGGCCTCAACCACCAGGTCGAGCACCACCTGTTCCCGTCGATGCCGCGGCCGCACCTCGCGCGGGCGCGCGAGATCGTCCGCGAGCACTGCCGGACGGCGGGCGTTCCGTACACCGAGGCCACGATGGCGCAGTCCTACGCCATCGTCGTCCGCTACCTCAATCGCGTCGGCCTCGCCGCACGCGATCCATTCGACTGCCCTATCGCTGGGCAGCTCCGTCGGCGATGA
- a CDS encoding DUF2252 domain-containing protein, whose product MTGPVGFDGAAVPAEPMSEADATGIGELAPRDDFAARARAGRAARARAPRRSHAGWTPPPGRGDPIALLEEQARTRVPELVPLRYERMARTPFDFYRGAALIMAADLAETPVSGITTQICGDAHLSNFGVFASVERDLVFDINDFDETLPGPWEWDVERLAASFEVAARHRGIGGAERERVVLTVVRAYRERMRSAARAGVMEAWYDRLDADQIRDRLQRELEANRVGKGQVARTDAMLDRSRARDSVRAFSKLVGVDADGRMRITADPPLIVPVEDLDEVGADAEEIERIMRRILQQYRSTLRLPRHPISEFEYVHMARKVVGVGSVGTRAWVVLLRGRDDGDPLLLQAKQAEASVLERFLGPSRYEQHGERVVQGQRLMQSSSDLFLGWQRIVAQDGVVRDFYLRQLHDWKGSADIERMRPRGLVLYAEACGQTLARAHARAGDRVAIAEYLGASDRFDRAVAAFAADYADQNDRDFAEFTRALASGRLGPRGVGTVQE is encoded by the coding sequence ATGACCGGGCCGGTCGGCTTCGACGGCGCGGCGGTGCCCGCCGAGCCGATGTCCGAAGCGGATGCCACCGGCATCGGCGAACTCGCGCCCCGTGACGACTTCGCAGCGCGCGCCCGAGCGGGCCGTGCCGCGCGTGCCCGCGCGCCCCGCAGGTCGCACGCCGGGTGGACGCCGCCGCCCGGCCGGGGCGACCCGATCGCGCTGCTCGAGGAGCAGGCCCGCACCCGCGTGCCCGAACTCGTCCCGCTCCGGTACGAGCGGATGGCGCGCACGCCGTTCGACTTCTACCGCGGGGCCGCCCTCATCATGGCGGCCGACCTCGCCGAGACCCCGGTCTCGGGCATCACGACGCAGATCTGCGGTGACGCGCACCTGTCGAACTTCGGGGTGTTCGCGTCGGTCGAACGCGACCTCGTGTTCGACATCAACGACTTCGACGAGACCCTCCCGGGCCCGTGGGAGTGGGATGTCGAGCGGCTCGCGGCGAGCTTCGAGGTCGCCGCCCGCCATCGGGGGATCGGCGGCGCCGAACGCGAGCGTGTCGTCCTCACCGTCGTCCGCGCGTACCGCGAGCGGATGCGCAGCGCGGCGCGTGCCGGGGTCATGGAGGCCTGGTACGACCGGCTCGACGCCGACCAGATCCGGGATCGGCTCCAGCGCGAGCTCGAGGCGAATCGGGTCGGCAAGGGCCAGGTGGCGCGCACGGACGCCATGCTCGACCGGTCGCGTGCGCGCGACAGCGTGCGGGCGTTCTCCAAGCTCGTCGGGGTCGACGCCGACGGGCGGATGCGGATCACCGCCGACCCCCCGCTCATCGTGCCCGTCGAGGACCTCGACGAGGTCGGGGCCGACGCCGAGGAGATCGAGCGCATCATGCGCCGCATCCTGCAGCAGTACCGGTCGACGCTGCGGCTGCCGCGGCATCCGATCTCCGAGTTCGAGTACGTCCACATGGCGCGCAAGGTCGTCGGCGTCGGCAGCGTCGGCACGCGCGCGTGGGTCGTGCTGCTCCGCGGCCGCGACGACGGCGACCCGTTGCTGCTGCAGGCGAAGCAGGCCGAGGCGTCGGTGCTCGAGCGCTTCCTCGGGCCGAGCCGGTACGAGCAGCACGGCGAGCGGGTCGTGCAGGGCCAGCGGCTCATGCAGTCCTCGAGCGACCTGTTCCTCGGGTGGCAGCGGATCGTCGCGCAGGACGGCGTCGTGCGCGACTTCTACCTGCGCCAACTGCACGACTGGAAGGGCTCGGCCGACATCGAACGGATGCGCCCGCGCGGGCTCGTGCTGTACGCGGAGGCGTGCGGGCAGACCCTCGCCCGCGCGCACGCGCGCGCCGGCGACCGGGTCGCGATCGCCGAGTACCTCGGCGCGTCCGACCGGTTCGATCGGGCCGTCGCGGCGTTCGCGGCCGACTACGCCGACCAGAACGATCGAGACTTCGCCGAGTTCACGCGAGCCCTGGCATCCGGTCGCCTCGGGCCGCGCGGGGTTGGTACGGTGCAGGAGTGA
- a CDS encoding MFS transporter: MSPSEPQPEADAAAVPPLPEASARNGGWVVVTALAAAQFVMVLDSTVMNVSISQVVEDLGTTVSAMQAAITFYTLTMAALMLVGAKLGDLWGRLRAFVIGAIVYALGSLTTALAPNIVVLFAGWSVVEGMGAVLVIPAIAALIADNYEGRARVTAYAMIGAASGAAVAAGPLIGGFLTTYASWRYVFIGEVVVMAIVVLFSRRIVDRHRPEALRIDPLSVVLSSLGLVGVVFGMLQSKTWGWITPLQVPEIAGVEVAPLGVSLTAWLILLGAALLAWFAIRQRRLADSGRTPFLDIRLLHIHRLRSGLTSLGAQYAVTAGLFFMVPVYLQMTLGLDALQTGLRIFPLSISLILFSFAGTRLSRVWSPRRIVRVGQVVLVAASVLLLASVDAELRQVAFSIGMFVAGAALGLLASQLGDVNMSSVGPEKSSEVGGMQGVFQNLGSSLGTALIGSMLISALATSFAGAVARSDLPDDVKGTVSAATADGVELVPASTVVGIGEDAGLSEADATTLQETYSSAQVQALRAAFVGLIAIALLALLLSRGIPDRPSGAPPGSRRERPGGTGSGEA, translated from the coding sequence ATGAGCCCTTCCGAACCGCAGCCTGAAGCGGATGCCGCGGCCGTGCCGCCGCTGCCCGAGGCATCCGCTCGGAACGGGGGCTGGGTCGTCGTCACCGCGCTCGCCGCGGCGCAGTTCGTCATGGTGCTCGACAGCACGGTGATGAACGTGTCGATCTCGCAGGTCGTCGAGGACCTGGGCACGACGGTGTCGGCCATGCAGGCCGCGATCACGTTCTACACGCTCACGATGGCCGCGCTGATGCTCGTCGGCGCGAAGCTCGGTGACCTCTGGGGGCGGCTGCGGGCGTTCGTGATCGGGGCGATCGTGTACGCGCTCGGGTCGCTGACGACTGCGCTCGCGCCGAACATCGTCGTGCTGTTCGCGGGCTGGTCGGTCGTGGAGGGCATGGGCGCGGTGCTGGTCATCCCGGCGATCGCGGCGCTCATCGCCGACAACTACGAGGGGCGTGCGCGGGTGACCGCGTACGCGATGATCGGTGCGGCATCCGGTGCCGCGGTCGCCGCGGGCCCGCTCATCGGCGGGTTCCTGACGACGTACGCGTCGTGGCGGTACGTGTTCATCGGCGAGGTCGTCGTCATGGCGATCGTCGTGCTGTTCTCGCGACGCATCGTCGACCGCCACCGGCCGGAGGCGTTGCGGATCGACCCGCTCAGCGTGGTGCTCTCCTCGCTGGGCCTGGTCGGCGTCGTGTTCGGCATGCTGCAGAGCAAGACGTGGGGGTGGATCACGCCGCTGCAGGTGCCCGAGATCGCGGGCGTCGAGGTCGCGCCGCTCGGCGTGTCGCTCACGGCGTGGCTGATCCTGCTCGGCGCCGCCCTGCTGGCGTGGTTCGCGATCCGGCAGCGACGACTCGCCGACTCCGGTCGCACGCCGTTCCTCGACATCCGGCTGCTGCACATCCACCGGCTGCGCAGCGGCCTGACCTCGCTCGGCGCGCAGTACGCCGTCACCGCGGGGCTCTTCTTCATGGTGCCCGTCTACCTGCAGATGACGCTCGGGCTCGACGCGTTGCAGACGGGGCTGCGGATCTTCCCGCTGTCGATCTCGCTCATCCTGTTCTCGTTCGCCGGAACCCGGCTCTCCCGGGTCTGGTCGCCGCGCCGGATCGTGCGGGTGGGCCAGGTCGTGCTGGTCGCGGCATCCGTCCTGCTGCTGGCATCGGTCGACGCGGAGCTGCGTCAGGTGGCCTTCAGCATCGGCATGTTCGTCGCCGGAGCCGCACTCGGGCTGCTCGCCTCGCAGCTCGGCGACGTCAACATGTCGAGCGTGGGACCCGAGAAGTCGAGCGAGGTCGGGGGCATGCAGGGCGTGTTCCAGAACCTCGGCTCCTCGCTCGGGACCGCGCTCATCGGCTCGATGCTGATCAGCGCCCTGGCGACGTCGTTCGCCGGTGCGGTCGCGCGGAGCGACCTGCCGGACGACGTGAAGGGCACGGTTTCGGCGGCGACCGCCGACGGCGTCGAACTCGTTCCCGCTTCGACCGTCGTCGGGATCGGCGAGGATGCGGGCCTGTCCGAGGCCGATGCGACGACGCTGCAGGAGACGTACTCATCGGCGCAGGTGCAGGCGCTGCGGGCCGCGTTCGTGGGGCTGATCGCGATCGCGCTGCTCGCGCTGCTGCTCTCCCGCGGGATCCCCGACCGGCCGTCGGGTGCACCGCCGGGCAGCCGCCGCGAGCGCCCCGGCGGCACGGGTTCCGGGGAGGCATGA
- a CDS encoding DUF4383 domain-containing protein, translating to MKNSPNRIVATVFGAVYLLVGLLGFAVTGGVGFIATEGGLLLGVFAVNPLHNIAHLAIGAALLIAGLANAAAARIVNTVVGAAYLLLGVIGFFIAGTPANILALNTPDHFLHLASAIVLLGVGVGAERSTRMATA from the coding sequence ATGAAGAACTCACCCAACCGGATCGTCGCGACCGTCTTCGGTGCGGTCTACCTGCTCGTCGGCCTGCTCGGCTTCGCCGTGACCGGCGGCGTCGGCTTCATCGCAACGGAGGGCGGGCTGCTGCTCGGCGTCTTCGCCGTCAACCCGCTGCACAACATCGCCCACCTCGCCATCGGTGCGGCGCTGCTCATCGCCGGACTCGCCAACGCCGCCGCGGCGCGCATCGTGAACACGGTCGTCGGCGCGGCCTACCTGCTGCTCGGCGTCATCGGCTTCTTCATCGCGGGCACGCCCGCGAACATCCTCGCGCTGAACACCCCCGACCACTTCCTGCACCTCGCGAGCGCGATCGTGCTGCTGGGGGTCGGCGTGGGTGCCGAGCGCTCGACGCGCATGGCGACGGCATAG
- a CDS encoding serine hydrolase domain-containing protein produces the protein MRRRLVVATVAAACALVGLAGCTSAGSPAVDHGQVEGRLDSEVAERLDAALADAVRLSGSSGAVAGVWVPWSGTWTTGAGTVDFGDGATEATASTGFQLAAGTGQVTCAIMLGMVDRGDLRLDEPVSALVRGIPGLEGVTVEQLCRHDSGIADYYGPLRRFFVGNPERVWPAGELVASGLAADEHGEPGTTWAESGTGILLLAMGLEQHSGRSWADLAEEYVFGPLELEDTVIPAENRFGYDGALGGYAAGYDAEGARSCEVLVDVSERSSSIGGTDSGARTTLADAKAIVEAYAAGSLFTEATARKVWTLEPFGGEAPGWQSQGIGAQQYGPLRGVAGESVGALSAMYSDPASGLTVVVALNNSTSGEAFVREAAFALASIASKAPAVEDRERPLVELPWSFDQAVQRMTETAACPPPAEAGEDAAEEAPATEG, from the coding sequence ATGCGCCGTCGACTGGTCGTCGCGACCGTCGCCGCTGCCTGCGCCCTGGTCGGCCTGGCCGGGTGCACCAGCGCGGGCAGCCCCGCCGTCGACCACGGCCAGGTCGAGGGGCGCCTGGACTCCGAGGTCGCCGAGCGACTCGACGCGGCCCTGGCCGACGCGGTCCGCCTGAGCGGTTCGAGCGGCGCGGTGGCCGGGGTCTGGGTGCCCTGGTCGGGGACCTGGACCACGGGTGCCGGAACGGTCGACTTCGGCGACGGAGCGACCGAGGCCACCGCGAGCACCGGCTTCCAACTGGCGGCCGGGACGGGGCAGGTCACCTGCGCGATCATGCTGGGAATGGTCGACCGCGGCGACCTCCGCCTCGACGAGCCGGTCTCCGCCCTCGTCCGGGGCATCCCCGGGCTCGAGGGCGTGACGGTCGAGCAGCTCTGCCGCCACGATTCGGGCATCGCCGACTACTACGGCCCGTTGCGCCGGTTCTTCGTCGGCAACCCCGAGCGGGTCTGGCCGGCGGGCGAACTCGTGGCGAGCGGACTCGCGGCCGACGAGCACGGCGAACCGGGCACGACGTGGGCCGAGTCGGGCACGGGCATCCTGCTGCTCGCGATGGGACTCGAGCAGCACAGCGGGCGCTCCTGGGCCGACCTGGCCGAGGAGTACGTGTTCGGACCGCTCGAGCTGGAGGACACCGTCATCCCCGCCGAGAACCGGTTCGGATACGACGGCGCGCTCGGCGGGTACGCGGCCGGATACGACGCCGAAGGCGCGCGGAGCTGCGAGGTGCTCGTCGACGTCTCGGAGCGGTCGAGCTCGATCGGCGGCACCGACTCCGGCGCGCGGACGACGCTCGCCGACGCGAAGGCCATCGTCGAGGCGTACGCCGCCGGATCGCTGTTCACCGAGGCGACCGCCCGGAAGGTGTGGACGCTCGAGCCGTTCGGCGGCGAGGCGCCCGGTTGGCAGTCGCAGGGGATCGGCGCGCAACAGTACGGGCCGTTGCGCGGGGTCGCCGGGGAGTCCGTCGGAGCGCTCAGCGCGATGTACTCGGACCCGGCGTCCGGCCTGACCGTCGTCGTGGCGCTGAACAACTCGACCTCTGGGGAGGCGTTCGTGCGCGAGGCGGCGTTCGCCCTGGCATCCATCGCCTCGAAGGCCCCCGCGGTCGAGGATCGCGAGCGGCCCCTGGTCGAGCTGCCCTGGTCGTTCGACCAGGCCGTGCAGCGGATGACCGAGACCGCCGCGTGCCCGCCGCCGGCCGAGGCCGGCGAGGATGCCGCCGAGGAGGCACCCGCGACCGAGGGGTGA
- a CDS encoding ATP-dependent DNA helicase → MQHVTLTAEQEAVFRAIEHTREHVFVTGRAGTGKSTLLNHLNWNTGKQIAICAPTGVAALNVGGQTIHSLFRLPIGVIADREIEQNDAVRKILNAMDTLVVDEVSMVDADLMDAMDRSLRQARQRPHEPFGGVQVVLFGDPYQLAPVPGSGDERRYFADTYRSMWFFDAKVWDEADLRIFELGEVHRQHDDAFKHMLNAVRHGMVTAEIAGVLNDTGARRPVPEHGAITLATTNQTVNRINRAALHRLPGHSLTNEAEVVGEFGGRGYPADERLELKVGAQVMFLRNDTGTWGEGPRWVNGTIGTVTSLDRELRVEVDGEEHEVEPATWEKFRYSWDQRAKKLEREVVAEFTQFPLRLAWAVTIHKSQGASYDTAIVDLGPRVFSPGQTYVALSRLTSLDGLYLARPLAPRDIIVDRDVERFMSRAEREAGAAIAEETAGASSPDAPGRGQ, encoded by the coding sequence TTGCAGCACGTCACCCTGACCGCCGAACAGGAGGCGGTGTTCCGGGCGATCGAGCACACGCGCGAGCACGTGTTCGTCACGGGCCGCGCCGGGACGGGCAAGTCGACGCTGCTGAACCACCTCAACTGGAACACGGGCAAGCAGATCGCGATCTGCGCGCCGACCGGCGTGGCCGCGCTGAACGTCGGCGGCCAGACCATCCACTCCCTCTTCCGGCTCCCGATCGGGGTCATCGCCGATCGCGAGATCGAGCAGAACGACGCCGTGCGCAAGATCCTGAACGCGATGGACACGCTCGTGGTCGACGAGGTGTCGATGGTCGACGCCGACCTGATGGACGCGATGGATCGCTCGCTCCGGCAGGCGCGCCAGCGGCCGCACGAGCCGTTCGGCGGCGTGCAGGTCGTGCTGTTCGGCGATCCGTACCAGCTCGCGCCGGTTCCGGGGTCGGGCGACGAACGGCGCTACTTCGCCGACACGTATCGCTCGATGTGGTTCTTCGACGCGAAGGTCTGGGACGAGGCGGACCTGCGGATCTTCGAGCTCGGCGAGGTGCACCGCCAGCACGACGACGCGTTCAAGCACATGCTGAACGCGGTCCGCCACGGCATGGTGACGGCCGAGATCGCGGGCGTGCTGAACGACACCGGCGCGCGACGGCCCGTGCCCGAGCACGGTGCGATCACGCTCGCCACCACGAACCAGACCGTGAACCGCATCAACCGGGCCGCGCTGCACCGCCTGCCCGGGCACTCGCTCACGAACGAGGCCGAGGTCGTCGGCGAGTTCGGCGGTCGCGGCTACCCGGCCGACGAACGGCTCGAGCTCAAGGTCGGGGCGCAGGTCATGTTCCTGCGCAACGACACGGGCACGTGGGGCGAGGGGCCGCGCTGGGTCAACGGCACCATCGGCACGGTGACCTCGCTCGATCGCGAGCTGCGCGTCGAGGTCGACGGCGAGGAGCACGAGGTCGAGCCGGCGACCTGGGAGAAGTTCCGCTACTCGTGGGACCAGCGGGCGAAGAAGCTCGAGCGCGAGGTCGTGGCCGAGTTCACCCAGTTCCCGCTGCGCCTGGCCTGGGCCGTGACCATCCACAAGTCGCAGGGCGCGAGCTACGACACGGCGATCGTCGACCTCGGGCCGCGGGTGTTCAGCCCCGGCCAGACGTACGTCGCGCTGTCGCGGCTCACGAGCCTCGACGGGCTGTACCTCGCGCGGCCGCTCGCTCCGCGCGACATCATCGTCGACCGCGACGTGGAGCGGTTCATGTCGCGCGCGGAGCGAGAGGCCGGAGCGGCGATCGCGGAGGAGACGGCCGGTGCGTCATCGCCCGACGCGCCCGGCCGCGGTCAGTGA